A stretch of Dyella sp. BiH032 DNA encodes these proteins:
- a CDS encoding homocysteine S-methyltransferase family protein: protein MSALPWLHPERVAALQAALRERILILDGGMGTMLQGHRLDEEGFRGERFAGGRDGSHEHHHDHPGCDLKGNNDLLTLTKPDIIRGVHEAYLEAGADLVETNTFNSTRISQADYHLEHLAYELNLEGARLARAACDAWTAKTPDKPRFVIGVLGPTSRTASLSPDVNDPGFRNVTFEELAANYTEAASGLMDGGADLIMVETIFDTLNAKAALFALSELFRERGARLPVMISGTITDRSGRTLSGQTAEAFYYSVAHARPLSVGLNCALGAADLRPHVQTLATVADCFVSTHPNAGLPNAFGEYDETPEQMAAVIGGFAREGLLNLVGGCCGTTPAHIQAIADAVRGCAPRALHSTDDTAQAA, encoded by the coding sequence ATGAGCGCCCTGCCCTGGCTCCACCCCGAACGCGTCGCCGCGCTTCAAGCCGCGCTGCGCGAACGCATCCTCATCCTCGACGGCGGCATGGGCACCATGCTGCAAGGCCACCGGCTCGACGAAGAAGGCTTTCGCGGCGAACGCTTCGCCGGAGGCCGCGACGGCTCGCACGAGCATCATCACGACCATCCGGGCTGCGACCTCAAGGGCAACAACGACCTGCTCACGCTGACCAAGCCCGACATCATCCGCGGCGTACACGAGGCCTACCTCGAAGCCGGCGCCGACCTGGTCGAGACGAACACGTTCAACAGCACGCGTATCAGCCAGGCCGACTACCACCTGGAGCACCTGGCCTACGAGCTGAACCTCGAAGGTGCGAGGCTTGCCCGTGCCGCCTGCGACGCCTGGACGGCGAAGACGCCGGACAAGCCGCGCTTCGTCATCGGCGTGCTGGGCCCGACCAGCCGCACGGCATCGCTGTCGCCGGACGTCAACGACCCGGGCTTCCGCAACGTCACCTTCGAGGAACTGGCCGCCAACTACACCGAGGCGGCCAGCGGCCTGATGGACGGCGGCGCGGACCTGATCATGGTCGAGACCATCTTCGACACGCTCAACGCCAAGGCCGCGCTGTTCGCGCTCAGCGAGCTGTTCCGCGAGCGCGGCGCGCGCCTGCCGGTGATGATCTCCGGCACGATCACCGACCGCTCCGGCCGCACGCTGTCCGGCCAGACCGCGGAAGCGTTCTATTACTCCGTGGCGCATGCCCGCCCGCTCAGCGTGGGGCTCAACTGCGCATTGGGCGCGGCCGACCTGCGCCCGCACGTACAGACGCTCGCCACGGTCGCTGATTGCTTCGTCAGCACCCACCCCAACGCGGGTTTGCCGAACGCCTTCGGTGAATACGACGAGACGCCCGAGCAGATGGCCGCGGTGATCGGCGGCTTCGCCCGCGAGGGGTTGCTCAACCTGGTCGGCGGCTGCTGCGGCACCACGCCGGCGCACATCCAAGCCATCGCCGATGCCGTGCGCGGCTGCGCGCCGCGCGCACTTCACTCCACCGACGACACCGCTCAAGCCGCCTGA
- a CDS encoding metalloregulator ArsR/SmtB family transcription factor, with translation MDLATASSVLRLLADPTRVRLLALLEREELTVAELAAVLRLAQPRVSTHLAKLKEAELVRDRRAGVSAYYRANAEGDERQHDLIRSLRDSIDDALLREDAARLPAVLAQRASEAGWADTVAGDMERHYSPGRTWETLARSLLQLLETGDVLDIASGDGITAELLAPHARSIVCVDSSERVAEAAAQRLKPFANVEVRQGDMHALDLGERRFDLVLMLHALTYAEHPAKAVAEASRLLRPGGRLLAVTLGKHDHRAVVEPFDHRNLGFSQDELSGHARRAGLEVISCTRLSRERKAPHFEVISLLARKP, from the coding sequence GTGGATCTAGCCACCGCCTCCAGCGTCCTGCGATTGCTGGCCGACCCCACGCGGGTGCGCCTGCTGGCCCTGCTGGAACGCGAGGAACTGACCGTGGCGGAGCTCGCCGCCGTCCTGCGCCTGGCGCAGCCGCGCGTCTCCACCCACCTGGCCAAGCTCAAGGAAGCCGAACTGGTGCGCGACCGCCGCGCCGGCGTATCGGCCTACTACCGCGCCAATGCCGAGGGCGACGAGCGCCAGCATGACCTGATCCGTTCCCTGCGCGACAGCATCGACGACGCCCTGCTGCGCGAAGACGCCGCGCGCCTGCCCGCCGTGCTGGCGCAGCGCGCGAGCGAGGCCGGCTGGGCCGATACGGTCGCCGGCGACATGGAGCGCCATTATTCGCCCGGCCGCACCTGGGAAACCTTGGCGCGCTCGCTGCTCCAGCTGCTGGAAACCGGCGACGTGCTGGACATCGCTTCCGGCGACGGCATCACCGCCGAGCTGCTGGCGCCGCATGCGCGCTCGATCGTCTGCGTCGATTCCAGCGAGCGCGTGGCGGAAGCGGCGGCGCAGCGACTGAAGCCATTCGCCAACGTCGAGGTGCGCCAGGGCGACATGCACGCGCTGGATCTGGGCGAGCGCCGCTTCGACCTTGTGCTGATGCTGCACGCCCTCACCTATGCCGAGCATCCCGCCAAAGCCGTGGCCGAGGCCTCGCGCCTGCTGCGCCCGGGTGGCCGCCTGCTCGCCGTGACGCTGGGCAAGCATGACCACCGCGCCGTGGTGGAGCCATTCGACCACCGCAACCTGGGTTTCTCGCAGGACGAGCTTTCCGGCCACGCGCGCCGCGCCGGCCTGGAAGTCATCAGCTGCACCCGTCTCAGCCGCGAGCGCAAGGCACCTCATTTCGAGGTGATCAGCCTGCTCGCACGCAAGCCGTAA
- a CDS encoding acyl-CoA dehydrogenase family protein: protein MDFSFTEDQLSIQSIARDFAQKRIVPVAAELDAKGEFPLDNIREMGQLGLMGIEVPHEYGGAGMDPIAYVLAMIEIAAADAATSTIMSVNNSLFCNGILKHGTEEQKQKFVRAIAQGEAIGAYALTEPQSGSDASAMHTRATKNANGDWVINGKKSWITSGPVARYIILFAITTPGIGAKGVSAFLIDTQLPGFHAGKTEPKLGIRASATCEIEFTDYVCPKDCLLGDEGKGFSIAMGVLDAGRIGIASQAVGIARAAYEATLQWSRDRKAFGQAIGSFQMTQAKIADMKCKLDAATLLTLRAAWTKGQAEKNGGRFGTEASVAKLVASEAAMWIAHQAVQIHGGMGYSKEMPLERYFRDAKITEIYEGTSEIQRLVIARAETGLR, encoded by the coding sequence ATGGATTTCAGCTTTACCGAAGACCAGCTGTCGATTCAGTCCATCGCCCGCGATTTCGCGCAGAAGCGCATCGTGCCGGTCGCCGCCGAACTGGATGCCAAGGGCGAATTCCCGTTGGACAACATTCGCGAGATGGGCCAGCTCGGCCTGATGGGCATCGAGGTGCCGCACGAATACGGTGGCGCGGGCATGGACCCGATCGCCTACGTGCTGGCGATGATCGAGATCGCCGCGGCGGATGCGGCCACCTCGACCATCATGTCGGTGAACAATTCGCTGTTCTGCAACGGCATCCTCAAGCACGGCACGGAGGAGCAGAAGCAGAAGTTCGTACGCGCCATCGCGCAGGGCGAGGCGATCGGCGCCTATGCGCTGACCGAGCCGCAGTCCGGTTCGGATGCGTCGGCCATGCATACGCGCGCCACCAAGAACGCGAACGGCGACTGGGTCATCAACGGCAAGAAGAGCTGGATCACCTCCGGCCCGGTGGCGCGCTACATCATCCTGTTCGCCATCACCACGCCGGGCATCGGTGCCAAGGGCGTGTCGGCCTTCCTGATCGACACGCAGCTGCCGGGCTTCCACGCCGGCAAGACCGAGCCCAAGCTCGGCATCCGCGCCTCGGCCACCTGCGAGATCGAATTCACCGACTATGTGTGCCCGAAGGACTGCCTGCTGGGCGATGAGGGCAAGGGCTTCTCCATTGCGATGGGCGTGCTCGACGCCGGCCGCATCGGCATCGCTTCGCAGGCGGTGGGCATCGCCCGCGCCGCGTACGAGGCCACCCTGCAGTGGTCGCGCGACCGCAAGGCGTTCGGCCAGGCGATCGGCAGCTTCCAGATGACCCAGGCCAAGATCGCCGACATGAAGTGCAAGCTCGACGCCGCCACGCTGCTGACCCTGCGCGCCGCCTGGACCAAGGGGCAGGCCGAGAAGAACGGCGGCCGTTTCGGCACCGAGGCCTCCGTGGCCAAGCTGGTCGCTTCCGAGGCGGCGATGTGGATCGCGCACCAGGCGGTACAGATCCATGGCGGCATGGGCTATTCCAAGGAAATGCCGCTGGAGCGCTACTTCCGCGACGCCAAGATCACCGAGATCTACGAAGGCACCAGCGAGATCCAGCGCCTGGTGATCGCACGCGCGGAGACCGGGCTGCGCTGA
- a CDS encoding efflux RND transporter permease subunit codes for MPSFFIDRPIFAWVVAILITMVGTIAMLNMGIESYPNIAPPQVVVSATFPGANADTVEKNVTQVIEQQLTGIDHLLYFSSSSNANGSATITLTFETGTNPDIAQVQVQNKVSLAQPRLPTAVTQQGVVVAKNNPDFLMFVSLVSTNPEIDGNRLADIIASQVADQVGRIPGVGSTRVIGAEYAVRIWLNPDKLQGYGLSASAVRDAVAAQNVQFAAGSLGADPAPADQGFTATVSAEGRFSSPEQFGGIILRANSDGTVVRLSDVARVSFGPQTYGLVSTWNGQPVGGLGVQLLPGANALDVATAVRAKMDELARDFPQGVSWFAPYDTTPFVKVSINEVVHTLVEAIILVFLVMLIFLQNIRATIIPTLVIPVALLGTFIGLIGLGFTINQLTLFGMVLAIGIVVDDAIVVIENVERIMTEEHLPPKEATRKAMSQITGAVVAITVVLAAVFVPSALQAGASGVIYKQFALTIAVSMGFSAFLALSFTPALCATMLKPTHDEKKNVVYRGFNRMFDWVTHTYSGHISSAARHAPRWMIMFALIAALAGFLYTKLPTSFVPSEDQGFALAIVNLPPGATIKRTEQVMAEMRERLKNSPLNDSIVGMYQISGFSFVGQSESAGMAFIKLKDWSERKITADELILQANGVLHGIRDAQIFVVNLPTIRGLSQFGGIDMYLQARAGQSHGELMQAMGMVLGKSQGNPALLGTRPNSLPDAPLWDIKVDRVQAESMGLSVSDVYTAIQLTLAPIYVNDFVYGGRVKRVYMQADQPFRMGPDALQHVFSPSSLANAGTNGTTRSATNPYNMIPISSVVHSDWGTGSPALTRYNGYAAVEIVASEGKGYSTGQAMAALQNIVDNDLPKGFGADWTGQSYQEILAGNSATLLLVLSIVIVFLCLAALYESWSIPVAVLLVVPLGLLGTVVFSMLRGLPNDMYFKIGMITVIGLAAKNAILIVEFAVEQQQQGKSLFDAVVTASRLRLRPILMTSMAFILGVFPLAISTGAGANSRHSIGTGVIGGMLFATFLGLLLIPVFYVVVRRALGDKLDEASRNLPHHGGGDGDMKPFDSDPRRGH; via the coding sequence ATGCCCAGTTTTTTCATTGACCGCCCGATTTTCGCGTGGGTGGTAGCGATCCTCATCACCATGGTCGGCACGATTGCGATGCTGAACATGGGTATCGAGTCCTACCCCAACATCGCGCCGCCCCAGGTGGTGGTGTCGGCGACCTTCCCCGGCGCCAACGCGGATACGGTGGAGAAGAACGTCACCCAGGTGATCGAGCAGCAGCTCACCGGCATCGATCACCTGCTGTACTTCAGCTCCTCCTCCAACGCCAACGGCTCGGCGACCATCACCCTTACCTTCGAGACGGGCACCAATCCCGACATCGCCCAGGTGCAGGTGCAGAACAAGGTCTCGCTGGCCCAGCCGCGCCTGCCCACCGCCGTGACCCAGCAGGGCGTGGTGGTGGCGAAGAACAACCCGGACTTCCTGATGTTCGTGTCGCTGGTCTCCACCAACCCGGAGATCGACGGCAACCGCCTGGCCGACATCATTGCCTCGCAGGTGGCCGACCAGGTCGGCCGCATCCCCGGCGTGGGCAGCACCCGCGTGATCGGTGCCGAGTACGCCGTGCGCATCTGGCTGAATCCGGACAAGCTGCAGGGCTACGGTCTCTCGGCCAGCGCGGTGCGCGACGCCGTCGCGGCGCAGAACGTGCAGTTCGCCGCCGGTTCGCTGGGCGCCGACCCGGCCCCGGCCGACCAGGGCTTCACCGCCACGGTGTCGGCGGAAGGCCGCTTCTCCTCGCCCGAGCAGTTCGGCGGCATCATCCTGCGCGCCAACAGCGATGGCACCGTGGTGCGCCTGAGCGATGTGGCCCGCGTGTCCTTCGGTCCGCAGACCTACGGCCTGGTGTCGACCTGGAACGGCCAGCCCGTGGGTGGCCTCGGCGTGCAGCTGCTGCCGGGCGCCAACGCGCTCGACGTGGCCACCGCCGTGCGCGCCAAGATGGACGAACTGGCCAGGGATTTCCCGCAGGGCGTGTCCTGGTTCGCGCCGTACGACACCACGCCGTTCGTGAAGGTGTCGATCAATGAAGTGGTGCACACCCTGGTCGAGGCGATCATCCTCGTCTTCCTGGTGATGCTGATCTTCCTGCAGAACATCCGCGCCACCATCATCCCCACCCTGGTGATCCCGGTCGCGCTGCTGGGTACCTTCATCGGTCTGATCGGGCTGGGCTTCACCATCAACCAGCTGACCTTGTTCGGCATGGTGCTGGCGATCGGCATCGTGGTGGACGACGCGATCGTGGTGATCGAGAACGTCGAACGCATCATGACCGAGGAGCACCTCCCGCCGAAGGAGGCCACCCGCAAGGCCATGAGCCAGATCACTGGCGCTGTGGTGGCGATCACCGTGGTGCTGGCGGCCGTGTTCGTGCCGTCCGCGCTGCAGGCGGGCGCCTCCGGCGTGATCTACAAGCAGTTCGCGCTGACCATCGCGGTGTCGATGGGCTTCTCGGCCTTCCTCGCGCTGTCGTTCACTCCGGCGCTGTGCGCCACCATGCTGAAGCCGACCCACGACGAGAAGAAGAACGTCGTGTACCGCGGCTTCAACCGCATGTTCGACTGGGTCACCCACACCTACAGCGGCCACATCTCCAGTGCCGCGCGGCATGCGCCGCGCTGGATGATCATGTTCGCGCTGATCGCTGCGCTCGCCGGCTTCCTGTACACCAAGCTACCCACCAGCTTCGTGCCCAGCGAAGACCAGGGCTTCGCGCTGGCCATCGTGAACCTGCCGCCGGGCGCCACCATCAAGCGCACCGAGCAGGTGATGGCCGAGATGCGCGAGCGCCTGAAGAACAGCCCGCTGAACGACTCCATCGTCGGCATGTACCAGATCAGCGGCTTCAGCTTCGTGGGCCAGAGCGAAAGCGCGGGCATGGCCTTCATCAAGCTCAAGGACTGGAGCGAGCGAAAGATCACGGCCGATGAGCTGATCCTGCAGGCCAACGGCGTGCTGCATGGCATCCGCGACGCCCAGATCTTCGTGGTGAACCTGCCGACCATCCGCGGCCTCAGCCAGTTCGGCGGCATCGACATGTACCTGCAGGCCCGCGCCGGCCAGAGCCACGGCGAGCTGATGCAGGCCATGGGCATGGTGCTGGGCAAGTCCCAGGGCAACCCGGCGCTGTTGGGCACGCGCCCGAACTCGCTGCCCGATGCCCCGCTGTGGGACATCAAGGTGGACCGCGTGCAGGCCGAGTCGATGGGTCTTTCGGTCAGCGACGTATACACGGCGATCCAGCTCACCCTGGCACCGATCTACGTCAACGACTTTGTGTACGGCGGCCGCGTGAAGCGCGTCTACATGCAGGCCGACCAGCCCTTCCGCATGGGGCCGGATGCGCTGCAGCACGTGTTCTCGCCCAGCTCGCTGGCGAACGCGGGCACGAACGGCACGACGCGTTCGGCAACCAATCCGTACAACATGATCCCGATCTCCAGCGTGGTGCATTCCGACTGGGGCACCGGCTCGCCCGCCCTGACCCGCTACAACGGTTATGCGGCGGTCGAGATCGTGGCCAGCGAAGGCAAGGGCTACTCCACCGGCCAGGCCATGGCGGCGCTGCAGAACATCGTGGACAACGACCTGCCCAAGGGCTTCGGCGCCGATTGGACCGGCCAGTCCTACCAGGAAATCCTGGCGGGCAACTCGGCCACCCTGCTGCTGGTGCTGTCGATCGTGATCGTGTTCCTCTGCCTCGCGGCGCTGTACGAGAGCTGGTCGATCCCGGTGGCGGTGCTGCTGGTAGTGCCGCTGGGCCTGCTCGGCACGGTGGTGTTCTCCATGCTGCGCGGCCTGCCGAACGACATGTACTTCAAGATCGGCATGATCACGGTGATCGGTCTGGCGGCGAAGAACGCCATCCTGATCGTGGAATTCGCGGTCGAGCAGCAGCAACAGGGCAAGTCGTTGTTCGATGCGGTGGTCACGGCCTCCCGCCTGCGACTGCGTCCGATCCTGATGACCTCGATGGCGTTCATCCTGGGCGTGTTCCCGCTGGCGATTTCCACCGGCGCGGGTGCGAACTCCCGCCACTCGATCGGCACGGGCGTGATCGGCGGCATGCTGTTCGCCACCTTCCTCGGCCTGCTGCTGATCCCGGTGTTCTACGTGGTAGTGCGCCGTGCGCTGGGTGACAAGCTCGATGAGGCATCACGCAACCTGCCGCATCACGGCGGCGGCGACGGCGATATGAAGCCGTTCGATTCGGACCCGCGACGCGGGCACTGA
- a CDS encoding efflux RND transporter periplasmic adaptor subunit, whose protein sequence is MKSSSLRTPLLCLGLLALAACGGKKEQGPPQMPPPEVGVVKAQPVSAPLNKDLVGRLSAFRSADVRARVAGVLLKRVYEEGTDVKKGQVLFEIDPSVYQANLNSAQANLASAQATYANAHKAAERTRQLRPQGYVSQADLDAAEASERSSAAAVKQAQAAVESARISLGFTRVTAPIDGRAGQQQVTEGAIVGNGSADTGASSTLLTTVDQLDPLYVNFTVSASDLDRLRRAQAAGNVALSDPNKTTVQIVLPDGSKYDQQGTLDFSGATVDPTTGTVSLRAQLANPDKRLLPGTYVTIKANLGEQKNVFLVPQQGVARDVAGAYVLVVNQEGKVERKNITANDLSNGNWIVTQGLATGDQVIVSGLQAVQPGAPAKASPWTPGKDAAPPNGAPGAQPAAGKH, encoded by the coding sequence ATGAAGTCCTCGTCATTGCGCACACCCCTGTTGTGCCTTGGCCTGCTGGCGCTGGCCGCCTGCGGAGGCAAGAAGGAACAAGGCCCGCCCCAGATGCCGCCCCCTGAAGTGGGTGTCGTCAAGGCCCAGCCGGTCTCCGCTCCGCTCAACAAGGACCTGGTGGGACGCCTCTCCGCCTTCCGCAGCGCCGACGTGCGGGCCCGCGTGGCCGGCGTGCTGCTCAAGCGGGTCTATGAGGAAGGCACGGACGTCAAGAAGGGCCAGGTGCTGTTCGAGATCGATCCCTCGGTCTACCAGGCCAACCTGAATTCCGCCCAGGCCAATCTCGCTTCGGCGCAGGCCACCTACGCCAACGCCCACAAGGCCGCCGAGCGTACGCGCCAGCTGCGTCCGCAGGGCTATGTCTCGCAGGCCGACCTGGATGCCGCCGAAGCCAGCGAGCGCAGCTCGGCCGCCGCGGTGAAGCAGGCGCAGGCCGCGGTGGAAAGCGCGCGCATCAGCCTCGGCTTCACCCGCGTCACCGCGCCGATCGATGGCCGCGCGGGCCAGCAGCAGGTCACCGAAGGCGCCATCGTGGGCAACGGCAGCGCCGATACCGGTGCCAGCTCGACCCTGCTGACCACGGTCGACCAGCTCGATCCGCTGTACGTCAATTTCACCGTCAGCGCTTCCGACCTGGACCGCCTGCGTCGCGCCCAGGCCGCGGGCAATGTCGCCCTCAGCGATCCGAACAAGACCACCGTGCAGATCGTGCTGCCGGACGGCAGCAAGTACGACCAGCAGGGCACGCTCGACTTCTCCGGCGCCACGGTCGATCCGACCACCGGCACGGTGAGCCTGCGCGCGCAGCTGGCCAACCCGGACAAGCGCCTCCTGCCGGGCACCTACGTCACCATCAAGGCGAACCTGGGCGAACAGAAGAACGTGTTCCTGGTGCCGCAGCAGGGCGTCGCCCGCGACGTCGCCGGTGCCTACGTGCTGGTGGTGAACCAGGAGGGCAAGGTCGAGCGCAAGAACATCACCGCCAACGACCTGAGCAATGGCAACTGGATCGTCACCCAGGGCCTTGCCACGGGTGACCAGGTGATCGTGTCGGGCCTCCAGGCCGTGCAGCCGGGCGCCCCCGCCAAGGCGTCGCCGTGGACGCCGGGCAAGGACGCCGCTCCGCCGAACGGTGCGCCGGGCGCTCAGCCCGCGGCCGGCAAGCACTGA